A genome region from Eschrichtius robustus isolate mEscRob2 chromosome 4, mEscRob2.pri, whole genome shotgun sequence includes the following:
- the PCDH18 gene encoding protocadherin-18 isoform X3 — protein MNAKMHFRFVFALLVVSFNSEVLGKNLKYRIYEEQRVGSVIARLSEDVADILVKLPNPSTVRFRAMQRGNSPLLVVNEDSGEISIGAKIDREQLCQKNLNCSIEFDVITLPTEHLQLFHIEVEVLDINDNSPQFSRPLIPIEISESAAVGTRIPLDSAFDPDVGENSLHTYSLSANDFFNIEVRTRTDGAKYAELIVVRELDRELKSSYELQLTASDMGVPQRSGSSILKISISDSNDNSPAFEQQSYIIQLLENSPIGTLLLDLNATDPDEGANGKIVYSFSSHVSPKIIETFKIDSERGHLTLFKQVDYEITKSYEIDVQAQDLGPNSIPAHCKIIIKVVDVNDNKPEININLMSPGKEEISYIFEGDPIDTFVALVRVQDKDSGLNGEIVCRLHGHGHFKLQKTYENNYLILTNATLDREKRSEYSLTVIAEDKGTPSLSTVKHFTVQINDVNDNPPHFQRSRYEFAISENNSPGAYITTVTATDPDLGENGQVTYTMLESFILGSSITTYVTIDPSNGAIYALRIFDHEEVSQITFVVEARDGGSPKQLVSNTTVVLTIIDENDNIPVVIGPALRNNTAEISIPKGAESGFHVTRIRAMDRDSGVNAELSCSIVAGNEENIFVIDPRSCDIHTNVSMESVPYTEWELSVVIQDKGNPQLHTKVLLKCMIFEYAESVTSTAMTSVSQASLDVSMIIIISLGAICAVLLVIMVLFATRCNREKKDTRSYNCRVAESTYQHHPKRPSRQIHKGDITLVPTVNGTLPIRSHHRPSPSSSPTLERGQMGSRQSHNSHQSLNSLVTISSNHVPENFSLELTHATPAVEQVSQLLSMLHQGQYQPRPSFRGNKYSRSYRYALQDMDKFSLKDSGRGDSEAGDSDYDLGRDSPIDRLLGEGFSDLFLTDGRIPAGVTCSFRGKNSQHSPSSNIRIRILRMTPSR, from the exons ATGAATGCTAAAATGCACTTTAGATTTGTTTTTGCACTCCTGGTGGTATCTTTCAACTCCGAGGTACTGGGCAAGAATTTGAAATACAGGATTTATGAGGAGCAGAGGGTTGGATCGGTAATTGCAAGATTATCAGAGGATGTGGCTGATATTTTAGTTAAGCTACCTAATCCTTCTACTGTTCGCTTCCGAGCCATGCAGAGGGGCAATTCTCCTCTACTCGTGGTCAACGAGGATAGCGGGGAAATCAGCATAGGGGCAAAAATTGACCGCGAACAACTATGCCAGAAAAACTTGAACTGTTCCATAGAGTTTGATGTGATCACTCTACCCACTGAGCATCTGcagcttttccatattgaagttGAAGTGCTGGATATTAATGACAATTCTCCCCAGTTTTCAAGACCTCTCATACCGATTGAGATATCAGAGAGTGCAGCAGTTGGGACTCGTATCCCTCTGGACAGTGCATTTGATCCGGATGTTGGGGAAAATTCCCTCCACACGTACTCTCTCTCtgccaatgatttttttaatatcgaGGTTCGGACTAGGACTGATGGAGCTAAGTATGCAGAACTCATAGTGGTCAGAGAGCTGGATCGGGAGCTGAAGTCAAGCTATGAGCTCCAGCTCACCGCCTCGGACATGGGGGTGCCTCAGAGGTCTGGCTCATCCatactaaaaatcagcatttCCGACTCTAATGACAACAGCCCTGCTTTTGAGCAGCAGTCTTATATAATACAGCTCTTAGAAAACTCCCCCATTGGCACTTTGCTGCTAGATCTGAATGCCACTGATCCAGATGAGGGCGCTAATGGGAAAATTGTCTATTCCTTCAGCAGTCATGTGTCTCCCAAAATTATAGAGACTTTTAAGATTGATTCAGAAAGAGGACATTTGACTCTTTTCAAGCAAGTGGATTATGAAATCACCAAATCCTATGAGATTGATGTTCAGGCTCAGGATTTGGGTCCAAATTCAATCCCAGCTCATTGCAAAATTATAATTAAGGTTGTGGATGTTAATGACAATAAGCCTGAAATTAACATAAACCTCATGTCCcccggaaaagaagaaatatcttaTATCTTTGAAGGGGATCCTATTGACACATTTGTTGCCTTGGTCAGGGTTCAGGACAAGGATTCGGGGCTGAATGGAGAAATAGTTTGTAGGCTTCACGGACATGGTCACTTTAAACTTCAGAAGACTTACGAAAACAATTATTTAATCTTGACAAATGCCACGCTGGATAGAGAAAAGAGGTCTGAATACAGTTTGACTGTAATCGCTGAGGACAAGGGGACACCCAGTCTCTCAACAGTAAAACATTTTACTGTTCAAATCAATGATGTAAATGACAATCCACCCCACTTCCAGAGAAGTCGATACGAATTTGCAATCTCAGAGAATAACTCGCCAGGGGCATATATCACCACTGTCACAGCCACAGATCCTGATCTTGGAGAAAATGGGCAAGTCACGTATACCATGTTGGAGAGTTTTATCCTGGGGAGTTCCATAACTACATATGTAACCATTGACCCGTCTAATGGAGCCATCTATGCCCTCAGAATCTTTGATCACGAGGAAGTGAGTCAGATCACTTTCGTGGTAGAAGCCAGAGATGGTGGAAGTCCAAAGCAACTTGTAAGCAATACCACAGTTGTACTCACCATCATTGATGAAAATGACAACATCCCTGTGGTTATAGGACCGGCACTGCGCAATAATACCGCAGAAATCTCCATCCCCAAAGGGGCTGAAAGCGGCTTTCATGTCACAAGAATAAGGGCAATGGACAGAGACTCTGGTGTGAATGCTGAACTCAGCTGCTCCATAGTAGCAGGTAATGAGGAGAATATCTTCGTAATTGATCCACGATCATGTGACATCCATACCAACGTCAGCATGGAATCTGTTCCCTACACAGAATGGGAGCTCTCAGTTGTCATCCAGGACAAAGGCAATCCTCAGCTGCATACCAAAGTCCTTCTGAAGTGTATGATCTTTGAATATGCAGAGTCAGTGACAAGTACAGCCATGACCTCAGTAAGCCAGGCATCCTTGGATGTCTCCATGattataattatttccttaggagcAATTTGTGCAGTGTTGTTGGTTATTATGGTGCTGTTTGCAACTAGGTGTAACCGAGAAAAGAAAGACACTAGATCCTACAACTGCCGGGTAGCGGAATCAACTTACCAGCATCACCCAAAAAGACCCTCCAGGCAGATCCACAAAGGGGACATCACATTGGTGCCTACTGTAAATGGCACTCTGCCCATCAGATCTCATCACAGACCGTCTCCTTCTTCATCTCCTACCTTAGAAAGAGGGCAAATGGGCAGCCGGCAGAGTCACAACAGTCACCAGTCCCTCAACAGTTTGGTGACAATCTCATCGAACCACGTGCCAGAGAATTTCTCATTAGAACTCACCCATGCCACCCCTGCTGTTGAG CAGGTCTCCCAGCTTCTTTCAATGCTTCACCAGGGACAATATCAACCAAGGCCAAGTTTTCGAGGAAACAAATATTCCAGGAGCTATAG ATATGCCCTTCAAGACATGGACAAATTTAGCTTGAAAGACAGTGGCCGTGGTGACAGTGAAGCAGGAGACAGTGATTATGATTTGGGGCGAGATTCTCCAATAGACAGGTTGCTGGGCGAAGGATTCAGCGACCTGTTTCTTACAGATGGAAGAATTCCAGCAG GAGTAACATGTTCATTCCGGGGGAAGAATTCCCAGCACAGCCCCAGCAGCAACATCCGCATCCGAATCTTGAGGATGACACCCAGCCGGTAG
- the PCDH18 gene encoding protocadherin-18 isoform X1: MNAKMHFRFVFALLVVSFNSEVLGKNLKYRIYEEQRVGSVIARLSEDVADILVKLPNPSTVRFRAMQRGNSPLLVVNEDSGEISIGAKIDREQLCQKNLNCSIEFDVITLPTEHLQLFHIEVEVLDINDNSPQFSRPLIPIEISESAAVGTRIPLDSAFDPDVGENSLHTYSLSANDFFNIEVRTRTDGAKYAELIVVRELDRELKSSYELQLTASDMGVPQRSGSSILKISISDSNDNSPAFEQQSYIIQLLENSPIGTLLLDLNATDPDEGANGKIVYSFSSHVSPKIIETFKIDSERGHLTLFKQVDYEITKSYEIDVQAQDLGPNSIPAHCKIIIKVVDVNDNKPEININLMSPGKEEISYIFEGDPIDTFVALVRVQDKDSGLNGEIVCRLHGHGHFKLQKTYENNYLILTNATLDREKRSEYSLTVIAEDKGTPSLSTVKHFTVQINDVNDNPPHFQRSRYEFAISENNSPGAYITTVTATDPDLGENGQVTYTMLESFILGSSITTYVTIDPSNGAIYALRIFDHEEVSQITFVVEARDGGSPKQLVSNTTVVLTIIDENDNIPVVIGPALRNNTAEISIPKGAESGFHVTRIRAMDRDSGVNAELSCSIVAGNEENIFVIDPRSCDIHTNVSMESVPYTEWELSVVIQDKGNPQLHTKVLLKCMIFEYAESVTSTAMTSVSQASLDVSMIIIISLGAICAVLLVIMVLFATRCNREKKDTRSYNCRVAESTYQHHPKRPSRQIHKGDITLVPTVNGTLPIRSHHRPSPSSSPTLERGQMGSRQSHNSHQSLNSLVTISSNHVPENFSLELTHATPAVEQVSQLLSMLHQGQYQPRPSFRGNKYSRSYRYALQDMDKFSLKDSGRGDSEAGDSDYDLGRDSPIDRLLGEGFSDLFLTDGRIPAAMRLCTEECRVLGHSDQCWMPPLPSPSSDYRSNMFIPGEEFPAQPQQQHPHPNLEDDTQPVDAGEKKKSFSTFGKDSPNDEDSGDTSTSSLLSEMSNVFQRLLPPSLDTYSECSEMDRSNSLERRKGPLSAKTVGYPQGVAAWAASTHFQNPTTNSGPPLGTHSGVQPSSKWLPAMEEIPENYEEDDFDNVLNHLNDGKHELMDASELVAEINKLLQDVRQS; encoded by the exons ATGAATGCTAAAATGCACTTTAGATTTGTTTTTGCACTCCTGGTGGTATCTTTCAACTCCGAGGTACTGGGCAAGAATTTGAAATACAGGATTTATGAGGAGCAGAGGGTTGGATCGGTAATTGCAAGATTATCAGAGGATGTGGCTGATATTTTAGTTAAGCTACCTAATCCTTCTACTGTTCGCTTCCGAGCCATGCAGAGGGGCAATTCTCCTCTACTCGTGGTCAACGAGGATAGCGGGGAAATCAGCATAGGGGCAAAAATTGACCGCGAACAACTATGCCAGAAAAACTTGAACTGTTCCATAGAGTTTGATGTGATCACTCTACCCACTGAGCATCTGcagcttttccatattgaagttGAAGTGCTGGATATTAATGACAATTCTCCCCAGTTTTCAAGACCTCTCATACCGATTGAGATATCAGAGAGTGCAGCAGTTGGGACTCGTATCCCTCTGGACAGTGCATTTGATCCGGATGTTGGGGAAAATTCCCTCCACACGTACTCTCTCTCtgccaatgatttttttaatatcgaGGTTCGGACTAGGACTGATGGAGCTAAGTATGCAGAACTCATAGTGGTCAGAGAGCTGGATCGGGAGCTGAAGTCAAGCTATGAGCTCCAGCTCACCGCCTCGGACATGGGGGTGCCTCAGAGGTCTGGCTCATCCatactaaaaatcagcatttCCGACTCTAATGACAACAGCCCTGCTTTTGAGCAGCAGTCTTATATAATACAGCTCTTAGAAAACTCCCCCATTGGCACTTTGCTGCTAGATCTGAATGCCACTGATCCAGATGAGGGCGCTAATGGGAAAATTGTCTATTCCTTCAGCAGTCATGTGTCTCCCAAAATTATAGAGACTTTTAAGATTGATTCAGAAAGAGGACATTTGACTCTTTTCAAGCAAGTGGATTATGAAATCACCAAATCCTATGAGATTGATGTTCAGGCTCAGGATTTGGGTCCAAATTCAATCCCAGCTCATTGCAAAATTATAATTAAGGTTGTGGATGTTAATGACAATAAGCCTGAAATTAACATAAACCTCATGTCCcccggaaaagaagaaatatcttaTATCTTTGAAGGGGATCCTATTGACACATTTGTTGCCTTGGTCAGGGTTCAGGACAAGGATTCGGGGCTGAATGGAGAAATAGTTTGTAGGCTTCACGGACATGGTCACTTTAAACTTCAGAAGACTTACGAAAACAATTATTTAATCTTGACAAATGCCACGCTGGATAGAGAAAAGAGGTCTGAATACAGTTTGACTGTAATCGCTGAGGACAAGGGGACACCCAGTCTCTCAACAGTAAAACATTTTACTGTTCAAATCAATGATGTAAATGACAATCCACCCCACTTCCAGAGAAGTCGATACGAATTTGCAATCTCAGAGAATAACTCGCCAGGGGCATATATCACCACTGTCACAGCCACAGATCCTGATCTTGGAGAAAATGGGCAAGTCACGTATACCATGTTGGAGAGTTTTATCCTGGGGAGTTCCATAACTACATATGTAACCATTGACCCGTCTAATGGAGCCATCTATGCCCTCAGAATCTTTGATCACGAGGAAGTGAGTCAGATCACTTTCGTGGTAGAAGCCAGAGATGGTGGAAGTCCAAAGCAACTTGTAAGCAATACCACAGTTGTACTCACCATCATTGATGAAAATGACAACATCCCTGTGGTTATAGGACCGGCACTGCGCAATAATACCGCAGAAATCTCCATCCCCAAAGGGGCTGAAAGCGGCTTTCATGTCACAAGAATAAGGGCAATGGACAGAGACTCTGGTGTGAATGCTGAACTCAGCTGCTCCATAGTAGCAGGTAATGAGGAGAATATCTTCGTAATTGATCCACGATCATGTGACATCCATACCAACGTCAGCATGGAATCTGTTCCCTACACAGAATGGGAGCTCTCAGTTGTCATCCAGGACAAAGGCAATCCTCAGCTGCATACCAAAGTCCTTCTGAAGTGTATGATCTTTGAATATGCAGAGTCAGTGACAAGTACAGCCATGACCTCAGTAAGCCAGGCATCCTTGGATGTCTCCATGattataattatttccttaggagcAATTTGTGCAGTGTTGTTGGTTATTATGGTGCTGTTTGCAACTAGGTGTAACCGAGAAAAGAAAGACACTAGATCCTACAACTGCCGGGTAGCGGAATCAACTTACCAGCATCACCCAAAAAGACCCTCCAGGCAGATCCACAAAGGGGACATCACATTGGTGCCTACTGTAAATGGCACTCTGCCCATCAGATCTCATCACAGACCGTCTCCTTCTTCATCTCCTACCTTAGAAAGAGGGCAAATGGGCAGCCGGCAGAGTCACAACAGTCACCAGTCCCTCAACAGTTTGGTGACAATCTCATCGAACCACGTGCCAGAGAATTTCTCATTAGAACTCACCCATGCCACCCCTGCTGTTGAG CAGGTCTCCCAGCTTCTTTCAATGCTTCACCAGGGACAATATCAACCAAGGCCAAGTTTTCGAGGAAACAAATATTCCAGGAGCTATAG ATATGCCCTTCAAGACATGGACAAATTTAGCTTGAAAGACAGTGGCCGTGGTGACAGTGAAGCAGGAGACAGTGATTATGATTTGGGGCGAGATTCTCCAATAGACAGGTTGCTGGGCGAAGGATTCAGCGACCTGTTTCTTACAGATGGAAGAATTCCAGCAG CTATGCGGCTGTGCACGGAAGAGTGCAGGGTCCTGGGACACTCTGACCAGTGCTGGATGCCACCTCTGCCCTCACCTTCCTCTGATTATAGGAGTAACATGTTCATTCCGGGGGAAGAATTCCCAGCACAGCCCCAGCAGCAACATCCGCATCCGAATCTTGAGGATGACACCCAGCCGGTAGATGCTGGTGAGAAGAAGAAGAGTTTTTCCACTTTTGGGAAGGACTCCCCAAACGATGAGGACTCTGGGGATACCAGCACGTCCTCTCTGCTCTCGGAAATGAGCAATGTGTTCCAGCGCCTCTTACCCCCTTCCCTGGACACCTATTCTGAGTGCAGTGAGATGGATCGATCCAACTCTCTGGAACGCCGGAAGGGACCTTTGTCAGCCAAGACTGTGGGTTACCCACAAGGGGTGGCGGCCTGGGCGGCCAGTACGCATTTTCAAAACCCCACCACCAACTCTGGCCCCCCACTTGGAACTCACTCCGGTGTGCAGCCTTCTTCAAAATGGTTGCCGGCCATGGAGGAGATCCCTGAAAATTATGAAGAGGATGATTTTGACAATGTGCTCAACCACCTCAATGATGGCAAACATGAACTCATGGATGCCAGTGAGCTAGTGGCTGAGATTAACAAACTGCTTCAAGATGTCCGCCAGAGCTAG
- the PCDH18 gene encoding protocadherin-18 isoform X2: MNAKMHFRFVFALLVVSFNSEVLGKNLKYRIYEEQRVGSVIARLSEDVADILVKLPNPSTVRFRAMQRGNSPLLVVNEDSGEISIGAKIDREQLCQKNLNCSIEFDVITLPTEHLQLFHIEVEVLDINDNSPQFSRPLIPIEISESAAVGTRIPLDSAFDPDVGENSLHTYSLSANDFFNIEVRTRTDGAKYAELIVVRELDRELKSSYELQLTASDMGVPQRSGSSILKISISDSNDNSPAFEQQSYIIQLLENSPIGTLLLDLNATDPDEGANGKIVYSFSSHVSPKIIETFKIDSERGHLTLFKQVDYEITKSYEIDVQAQDLGPNSIPAHCKIIIKVVDVNDNKPEININLMSPGKEEISYIFEGDPIDTFVALVRVQDKDSGLNGEIVCRLHGHGHFKLQKTYENNYLILTNATLDREKRSEYSLTVIAEDKGTPSLSTVKHFTVQINDVNDNPPHFQRSRYEFAISENNSPGAYITTVTATDPDLGENGQVTYTMLESFILGSSITTYVTIDPSNGAIYALRIFDHEEVSQITFVVEARDGGSPKQLVSNTTVVLTIIDENDNIPVVIGPALRNNTAEISIPKGAESGFHVTRIRAMDRDSGVNAELSCSIVAGNEENIFVIDPRSCDIHTNVSMESVPYTEWELSVVIQDKGNPQLHTKVLLKCMIFEYAESVTSTAMTSVSQASLDVSMIIIISLGAICAVLLVIMVLFATRCNREKKDTRSYNCRVAESTYQHHPKRPSRQIHKGDITLVPTVNGTLPIRSHHRPSPSSSPTLERGQMGSRQSHNSHQSLNSLVTISSNHVPENFSLELTHATPAVEVSQLLSMLHQGQYQPRPSFRGNKYSRSYRYALQDMDKFSLKDSGRGDSEAGDSDYDLGRDSPIDRLLGEGFSDLFLTDGRIPAAMRLCTEECRVLGHSDQCWMPPLPSPSSDYRSNMFIPGEEFPAQPQQQHPHPNLEDDTQPVDAGEKKKSFSTFGKDSPNDEDSGDTSTSSLLSEMSNVFQRLLPPSLDTYSECSEMDRSNSLERRKGPLSAKTVGYPQGVAAWAASTHFQNPTTNSGPPLGTHSGVQPSSKWLPAMEEIPENYEEDDFDNVLNHLNDGKHELMDASELVAEINKLLQDVRQS; this comes from the exons ATGAATGCTAAAATGCACTTTAGATTTGTTTTTGCACTCCTGGTGGTATCTTTCAACTCCGAGGTACTGGGCAAGAATTTGAAATACAGGATTTATGAGGAGCAGAGGGTTGGATCGGTAATTGCAAGATTATCAGAGGATGTGGCTGATATTTTAGTTAAGCTACCTAATCCTTCTACTGTTCGCTTCCGAGCCATGCAGAGGGGCAATTCTCCTCTACTCGTGGTCAACGAGGATAGCGGGGAAATCAGCATAGGGGCAAAAATTGACCGCGAACAACTATGCCAGAAAAACTTGAACTGTTCCATAGAGTTTGATGTGATCACTCTACCCACTGAGCATCTGcagcttttccatattgaagttGAAGTGCTGGATATTAATGACAATTCTCCCCAGTTTTCAAGACCTCTCATACCGATTGAGATATCAGAGAGTGCAGCAGTTGGGACTCGTATCCCTCTGGACAGTGCATTTGATCCGGATGTTGGGGAAAATTCCCTCCACACGTACTCTCTCTCtgccaatgatttttttaatatcgaGGTTCGGACTAGGACTGATGGAGCTAAGTATGCAGAACTCATAGTGGTCAGAGAGCTGGATCGGGAGCTGAAGTCAAGCTATGAGCTCCAGCTCACCGCCTCGGACATGGGGGTGCCTCAGAGGTCTGGCTCATCCatactaaaaatcagcatttCCGACTCTAATGACAACAGCCCTGCTTTTGAGCAGCAGTCTTATATAATACAGCTCTTAGAAAACTCCCCCATTGGCACTTTGCTGCTAGATCTGAATGCCACTGATCCAGATGAGGGCGCTAATGGGAAAATTGTCTATTCCTTCAGCAGTCATGTGTCTCCCAAAATTATAGAGACTTTTAAGATTGATTCAGAAAGAGGACATTTGACTCTTTTCAAGCAAGTGGATTATGAAATCACCAAATCCTATGAGATTGATGTTCAGGCTCAGGATTTGGGTCCAAATTCAATCCCAGCTCATTGCAAAATTATAATTAAGGTTGTGGATGTTAATGACAATAAGCCTGAAATTAACATAAACCTCATGTCCcccggaaaagaagaaatatcttaTATCTTTGAAGGGGATCCTATTGACACATTTGTTGCCTTGGTCAGGGTTCAGGACAAGGATTCGGGGCTGAATGGAGAAATAGTTTGTAGGCTTCACGGACATGGTCACTTTAAACTTCAGAAGACTTACGAAAACAATTATTTAATCTTGACAAATGCCACGCTGGATAGAGAAAAGAGGTCTGAATACAGTTTGACTGTAATCGCTGAGGACAAGGGGACACCCAGTCTCTCAACAGTAAAACATTTTACTGTTCAAATCAATGATGTAAATGACAATCCACCCCACTTCCAGAGAAGTCGATACGAATTTGCAATCTCAGAGAATAACTCGCCAGGGGCATATATCACCACTGTCACAGCCACAGATCCTGATCTTGGAGAAAATGGGCAAGTCACGTATACCATGTTGGAGAGTTTTATCCTGGGGAGTTCCATAACTACATATGTAACCATTGACCCGTCTAATGGAGCCATCTATGCCCTCAGAATCTTTGATCACGAGGAAGTGAGTCAGATCACTTTCGTGGTAGAAGCCAGAGATGGTGGAAGTCCAAAGCAACTTGTAAGCAATACCACAGTTGTACTCACCATCATTGATGAAAATGACAACATCCCTGTGGTTATAGGACCGGCACTGCGCAATAATACCGCAGAAATCTCCATCCCCAAAGGGGCTGAAAGCGGCTTTCATGTCACAAGAATAAGGGCAATGGACAGAGACTCTGGTGTGAATGCTGAACTCAGCTGCTCCATAGTAGCAGGTAATGAGGAGAATATCTTCGTAATTGATCCACGATCATGTGACATCCATACCAACGTCAGCATGGAATCTGTTCCCTACACAGAATGGGAGCTCTCAGTTGTCATCCAGGACAAAGGCAATCCTCAGCTGCATACCAAAGTCCTTCTGAAGTGTATGATCTTTGAATATGCAGAGTCAGTGACAAGTACAGCCATGACCTCAGTAAGCCAGGCATCCTTGGATGTCTCCATGattataattatttccttaggagcAATTTGTGCAGTGTTGTTGGTTATTATGGTGCTGTTTGCAACTAGGTGTAACCGAGAAAAGAAAGACACTAGATCCTACAACTGCCGGGTAGCGGAATCAACTTACCAGCATCACCCAAAAAGACCCTCCAGGCAGATCCACAAAGGGGACATCACATTGGTGCCTACTGTAAATGGCACTCTGCCCATCAGATCTCATCACAGACCGTCTCCTTCTTCATCTCCTACCTTAGAAAGAGGGCAAATGGGCAGCCGGCAGAGTCACAACAGTCACCAGTCCCTCAACAGTTTGGTGACAATCTCATCGAACCACGTGCCAGAGAATTTCTCATTAGAACTCACCCATGCCACCCCTGCTGTTGAG GTCTCCCAGCTTCTTTCAATGCTTCACCAGGGACAATATCAACCAAGGCCAAGTTTTCGAGGAAACAAATATTCCAGGAGCTATAG ATATGCCCTTCAAGACATGGACAAATTTAGCTTGAAAGACAGTGGCCGTGGTGACAGTGAAGCAGGAGACAGTGATTATGATTTGGGGCGAGATTCTCCAATAGACAGGTTGCTGGGCGAAGGATTCAGCGACCTGTTTCTTACAGATGGAAGAATTCCAGCAG CTATGCGGCTGTGCACGGAAGAGTGCAGGGTCCTGGGACACTCTGACCAGTGCTGGATGCCACCTCTGCCCTCACCTTCCTCTGATTATAGGAGTAACATGTTCATTCCGGGGGAAGAATTCCCAGCACAGCCCCAGCAGCAACATCCGCATCCGAATCTTGAGGATGACACCCAGCCGGTAGATGCTGGTGAGAAGAAGAAGAGTTTTTCCACTTTTGGGAAGGACTCCCCAAACGATGAGGACTCTGGGGATACCAGCACGTCCTCTCTGCTCTCGGAAATGAGCAATGTGTTCCAGCGCCTCTTACCCCCTTCCCTGGACACCTATTCTGAGTGCAGTGAGATGGATCGATCCAACTCTCTGGAACGCCGGAAGGGACCTTTGTCAGCCAAGACTGTGGGTTACCCACAAGGGGTGGCGGCCTGGGCGGCCAGTACGCATTTTCAAAACCCCACCACCAACTCTGGCCCCCCACTTGGAACTCACTCCGGTGTGCAGCCTTCTTCAAAATGGTTGCCGGCCATGGAGGAGATCCCTGAAAATTATGAAGAGGATGATTTTGACAATGTGCTCAACCACCTCAATGATGGCAAACATGAACTCATGGATGCCAGTGAGCTAGTGGCTGAGATTAACAAACTGCTTCAAGATGTCCGCCAGAGCTAG